The Macrotis lagotis isolate mMagLag1 chromosome 6, bilby.v1.9.chrom.fasta, whole genome shotgun sequence genome includes a window with the following:
- the HCCS gene encoding holocytochrome c-type synthase, giving the protein MGMSTSTPAVAVQSSTASEHQTGSLPSGCPMHQGKEKGCPNSSDKSCESQSNSGPAHQDRAYEYVECPITSAAYQNKDNIDPSNLMPPPNQTPAPGQPFALSTVREESSIPRADSEKKWVYPSEQMFWNAMLRKGWKWKEDDISQKDMYNIIRIHNQNNEQAWKEILKWEALHATECPCGPTLIRFGGKAKDYSPRARIRSWMGYELPFDRHDWIVNRCGTEVRYVIDYYDGGEVNKDYQFTILDVRPAFDSLTAVWDRMKVAWWRWTS; this is encoded by the exons ATGGGTATGTCCACATCCACTCCTGCTGTTGCGGTGCAGAGCTCAACTGCTTCAGAACATCAGACGGGCTCTCTACCATCAGGATGCCCAATgcatcaaggaaaagaaaaag gttGTCCAAATTCATCTGACAAAAGTTGTGAAAGTCAATCTAACTCAGGGCCTGCACATCAGGATCGAGCATATGAATATGTGGAATGTCCTATAACATCAGCTGCTTATCAGAATAAAGATAATATAGATCCTTCAAACTTG ATGCCACCACCTAATCAGACACCAGCCCCTGGTCAGCCATTTGCACTGTCAACTGTAAGGGAAGAATCATCAATTCCTAGggcagattcagaaaaaaaatgggtTTACCCTTCAGAACAGATGTTTTGGAATGCCATGTTAAGAAAAGG ATGGAAGTGGAAAGAAGATGATATCAGTCAGAAAGATATGTATAATATTATTAGAATTCACAATCAGAATAATGAGCAGGCTTGGAAGGAGATTTTAAAATGGGAAGCTCTTCATGCTAC TGAGTGTCCATGTGGACCAACACTGATTCGATTTGGAGGTAAAGCTAAGGACTATTCACCAAGAGCAAGAATTCGCTCATGGATGGG ATATGAATTGCCGTTTGACAGACATGACTGGATTGTTAATCGTTGTGGAACAGAAGTTAGATATGTTATTGATTATTATGATGGTGGAGAAGTAAATAAGGATTATCAGTTTACCATCTTGGATGTCCGTCCTGCTTTTGATTCTCTTACAGCTGTTTGGGACAGAATGAAGGTAGCATGGTGGCGCTGGACTTCATAA